CTCTATAACATTCGCGGAACCGCCCGCGACTTGACTCTGGAAGGCTATACCGCAGATAATGCCCGCAGGCTAGAAGGTTCGTACAAGGAACCGTGGATTTTTGGTTCTGAATGGAATGTGATTGCCCGCGGTTATTTTGACGAAGATTCTTCGGAACGCGATGCCTACGGCGAGCTCGGAATTTCTCGCGATATCGGTTTTGATTTTACCATAGGCGTGTTCCTCGGCGTGGGGAGTAACCGCAAGACTTCGACCTTTGAACTCTCCTACGTGTCGCTGGATCGGTTTGTTTTGCCGCGCTCAGGCACGCGATTCAACGGCGCTGTCGTTTGGAATATGGACCGCCCCGATTCCTTGGACAATTACCTGAAGGCCTCTGCCAAATTCTCGCGGTACATTCCTTTGCTCGGCAACTGGATTACGCGCTTTAGCGGAGCCGCCGGCGGAATCTTCCCGACCGATGCGGACTTGGACCGCTTCGACTATTTTGCGCTGGGCGGCATGGATAGCTTCAAGGGTATGGACGTACGCTTTATGCGGAGCCGTGCTTATGGCTATTCCGAATTCGCACTCCTGTGGCAAGACGGCTACGACTTGAGCATTGAGGCTTTCTACCAGCCGGGACTTTACCGGGCCTTCAGTCGCCCTGATCATGGCTGGAAACGCGAACATGATTATGGCGTTGCCTTTACGCAGTACCGCGGCAACTGGAGCGTGAACCTGTACTACGCCCTCCGCAACGGCGAGAATTACCTCGACGGCATCATCGGCTTTGGTCTCAAGACCTTGTTCTAAAAAAGGTTGACGATCAAGTTCTTAAAGATTGTCACACTGATTCGATTTTACTAACGTAAAATCAGATTTGGTACAGGAACGAAGTGACTGTACAATCCGTGTGACACCAATAGAGTTTATTGCCCGAATTAAACGGGAGTCTTGCTCTTTTCGCCGGCGATTTCGCGGACGAGTTTCGGCACCAGATAGCCAGGGAGCTTGGTGCGAATTTCTGCAATCAGCTTGCGGGCTTCTTCATCGCTCACTTCAAAGTGGGCTACCCCGTTTGCATGGTCCAGCTGGTGCAAGTAGTAGGGGAGTACGCCCTGTTCAAAAAGCTTGCGGCACAAGGCGTTGAGCTTGGTGGCGTCATCGCTGATTCCCCGCAGCAACACGCTCTGGTTCAAGAGCGTCCAGCCGCTAAAGCGCAACTGTGCAAATACAGTAGCCGATTCCTCGTCGAGTTCGTCGGCGTGGTCCACATGCGACACCAGCACGCAGCTAAATCTTGCCGGCAGTTCGCGCAACAGTTCAAAATGCTGCATCACCAAGTCCGGACGCATCACGGGGAGGCGCGTATGGATTCTAAGCGTAGTGACCGAGGGGTGCATCGCAATCGCTTCAATCAGTTCGCGGAAGGCGCCGGGACCGAGAGTCAGCGGGTCGCCGCCCGAAAGAATCACTTCCCAAACGTCGGTGTGGGTATCGAGCCAGTGGCTCACCTGGCGTGCAACGTCGGGTGTGTTCTGGAAAGGGTAGTTCTTGCGGAAACAGAAGCGGCAACGGGCACCGCAGGTGGCGGTCGAGACAATCAGGGCTCGTTGGTCGTATTTCTGAATCACGCAGTCGGATTTTCCGGCCGGTAAATCGCCCACGGGGTCATCTACAAATCCATCGACCTTTTTGAGTTCGTCTTTGGTTGGCAAAATTTCGCGCAACAGGGCGGCGGGGTCGCTCGCCTTCTTGATTAGGTCGGCATAATGCCTAGAACAAAGGAACGGAAACTTCGGATTCAGGTCAAGATCGGCAAGTGCGGTCGTTTTGGCGATAGTTGTCGCCAAATCGGATCCCAAATAGTCCAAAAAGTCAGGGATTTGCGTAAAAACGGTAACGGGGCTTTCCATTATATTGCTAAATTTAGAATCAAAATCAACAAGAGGATAATATGGGTACTGTAAGCACCAACGAATTCCGCAAGAAACTTAAAATCATGGTTGATGGTCAGCCGTACGAAATCATTGAAAACCAGTTCGTGAAGCCGGGTAAGGGTCAGGCCTTTAACCGCGTTCGCATCAAGAACTTGGTGACTGGCCGCACCCTCGAACGCACCTGGAAGAGTGGCGATACGGTTGAAGAAGCCGACGTGACCTTCACCGAAATGACTTACCTCTACAACGACGGTTCTACCTGGTACTTCCTGAACAACGAAACTCAGGAAACCGAAGAAATCGCTAAGGAAGCCCTCAATGGCTGCGAAGTTTGGCTCCTCGATGGCGCTACTGTCGAAGTCACTTGGTGGAAGGACCCGAAGACTCAGGCTACGCTTCCGATCGAAGTGATTCCGCCTACCTTCGTTGACCTCATGATCATCGACGCTCCTCCGGCAGTCCAGGGCAACACCAGCGGTAACGTGATGCGTGAATGCACCGTCGAAACCGGCGCCAAGGTGATGATCCCGCTCTTCATCGAAAACAACACCAAGATCCGCGTGGATACCCGCGACGGTTCTTACCTCGAACGCGCAAAGTAATATGGCCGTTCGCAAAACGTAATTGCGAGCCGAAGGCGAAGCAATCCATTGTTTTGCAAAACGCTTTTAGAAATGCTCCTGGCTTTGGCTGGGAGCTTTCTTTGTATGTAGGGGGAAGAGTCCCCCTCGCTGCAACCGCCCTTGGCGTTTTCTGCTCCCCCCTCTCCTAAGGGGCTCCGCCCCCTAAGACCCCTAATGGTGCCACACTGATTCGAAATGCCTAACGGCATTTCCATTTTTTTGTTTTATCATAACAGGAATCACGTTAGTGATTCCCAATCCGTGTGGCAATTACTTTATTGAATTCTCGTTCTTTGTATGCATTGACAATCTGTCTATAAAATAAGGGCGCCGGGGGCGCCTTTTGTGTTTTTTTCAAGATATCTTTAAGAAGGATGTTTGAAAAAGAAGGGTTGTCATGAGATTTTTAAATAAATTCTCAGGTTTCGTGCCGGCAGCATGTATTGCTGCGGGCTTAATGTCATTCGGTGCAATTCAGGCGAATGCAGCTCCGGATCCGAATTTCCACATTTACATCGCTTATGGCCAGTCTAATATGGGCGGCACTGCCGATGCCCAGAGCGCCGACAAGGCCGAAAACCCGCGCTTCAAGATTTTTGCGACGCAAAAGTGCTCGGGCAAGGGCCGCAACACGCTGGGCGAGGTATACCCGGCGGTGCCTTCGCTCTTTAACTGCGGCAACACGATTTCCATTGCCGACTGGTTCGGGCGTACGATGGCCGACAGCATGCCCGATGTAACAGTCGGAATTATCCCGGTCGCGGTGGGTGGCGCTAGCATCAAGCTCTTTGACCAAGACCAGTATGCCAGTTACCTTTCGAGCGCTGAAAGCTGGCTCCAGAATTACGCGAAGGAATACGCCAGCGACGGCAACGTCACCAAGACGATTATCGATATCGCGAAGAAGGCGCAACAGGTGGGGGTCATTAAGGGATTCATTTTCCACCAGGGCGAAACGGACGGCGGCTACCCGGACTGGCCGAAAATCGTGAAGAAAACCCGTGACGATATTCTGAAGGCGCTCGACATGAGTTCCGACACGGTTCCGTTCGTGGCGGGCGAACTCCTGCGTTCGGGCTGCTGCTATTCCGACCGCGTGTCGAAACTCCCGAATACGATGGACAATACCTATTACGCATCTTCCGAAGGCCTGGGCGGCAACGGCGTGGACCGCTACCACTTCAATCACGATGCCTACGTGACGTTTGGCAAGCGCTATGCCGAACAGATGCTCAAGGCGGTGAACCGCGCTCCGGTGGTACCTGAACCGCAGAAGCCGTTCAAGGGCAAATCGTTTGAAATTCCCGGCAAGATCGAGGCCGAAGACTTCGACATTCCGGGTGTCGGCTCGGGCAACGACTCCTACAAGGAAAACGATTCCGAAGACCATGGCGGTACCAATTACCGCGAAGGGACGGGCGTCGACATTTACAAGAAGGCGACGGGCTACATCGTGGGCTACAACCAGGAAGGCGAATGGCTCGAATACAGCGTGAACGTGAAGGAAGCGGGCGAATATTCCTTCTACGCGTCGGTCGCATCCGCAAACGAGACTTCGGGCTTCCAAATGTCGCTTGACGGCAAGAACATCACGGACGTAATCTCTGTCCCGAAAAACGATGGCGAAGACAACTATGACGATTATAGCAAGGTGCGCTCGACGGTAAACCTTCCCGCGGGCGAACACATATTGCGCTTTACGGTAACCGGTTCCTGGATGGACGTGGATTACTTCCAGTTCGGAGAGGATGAAACCGT
Above is a genomic segment from Fibrobacter sp. UWB5 containing:
- a CDS encoding BamA/TamA family outer membrane protein, whose product is MILVILLLLCAHVLAADCRITAVQWVGERESYEESQVQALVGKSCESWPLTRDRIVSYYENRGFLSAKLSGELDSAGVLTVQLDRGIPWVWADPENMDSSGSDTEVFRRQTKIEPGKLVSPLELERSDMKMASLGYYNRAAPAQMFRDPVRNRIIPVYHMQAASVSEAYALLTYSSETDEWEGNVNVALYNIRGTARDLTLEGYTADNARRLEGSYKEPWIFGSEWNVIARGYFDEDSSERDAYGELGISRDIGFDFTIGVFLGVGSNRKTSTFELSYVSLDRFVLPRSGTRFNGAVVWNMDRPDSLDNYLKASAKFSRYIPLLGNWITRFSGAAGGIFPTDADLDRFDYFALGGMDSFKGMDVRFMRSRAYGYSEFALLWQDGYDLSIEAFYQPGLYRAFSRPDHGWKREHDYGVAFTQYRGNWSVNLYYALRNGENYLDGIIGFGLKTLF
- a CDS encoding sialate O-acetylesterase, encoding MRFLNKFSGFVPAACIAAGLMSFGAIQANAAPDPNFHIYIAYGQSNMGGTADAQSADKAENPRFKIFATQKCSGKGRNTLGEVYPAVPSLFNCGNTISIADWFGRTMADSMPDVTVGIIPVAVGGASIKLFDQDQYASYLSSAESWLQNYAKEYASDGNVTKTIIDIAKKAQQVGVIKGFIFHQGETDGGYPDWPKIVKKTRDDILKALDMSSDTVPFVAGELLRSGCCYSDRVSKLPNTMDNTYYASSEGLGGNGVDRYHFNHDAYVTFGKRYAEQMLKAVNRAPVVPEPQKPFKGKSFEIPGKIEAEDFDIPGVGSGNDSYKENDSEDHGGTNYREGTGVDIYKKATGYIVGYNQEGEWLEYSVNVKEAGEYSFYASVASANETSGFQMSLDGKNITDVISVPKNDGEDNYDDYSKVRSTVNLPAGEHILRFTVTGSWMDVDYFQFGEDETVCVDECTAFVKPALSHAAGTESYRIFDMNGNYLGKVRASGLQELRASAKTLVKNGGMFIAKSRAGSMMIQIK
- a CDS encoding KamA family radical SAM protein; the protein is MESPVTVFTQIPDFLDYLGSDLATTIAKTTALADLDLNPKFPFLCSRHYADLIKKASDPAALLREILPTKDELKKVDGFVDDPVGDLPAGKSDCVIQKYDQRALIVSTATCGARCRFCFRKNYPFQNTPDVARQVSHWLDTHTDVWEVILSGGDPLTLGPGAFRELIEAIAMHPSVTTLRIHTRLPVMRPDLVMQHFELLRELPARFSCVLVSHVDHADELDEESATVFAQLRFSGWTLLNQSVLLRGISDDATKLNALCRKLFEQGVLPYYLHQLDHANGVAHFEVSDEEARKLIAEIRTKLPGYLVPKLVREIAGEKSKTPV
- the efp gene encoding elongation factor P — protein: MGTVSTNEFRKKLKIMVDGQPYEIIENQFVKPGKGQAFNRVRIKNLVTGRTLERTWKSGDTVEEADVTFTEMTYLYNDGSTWYFLNNETQETEEIAKEALNGCEVWLLDGATVEVTWWKDPKTQATLPIEVIPPTFVDLMIIDAPPAVQGNTSGNVMRECTVETGAKVMIPLFIENNTKIRVDTRDGSYLERAK